The following nucleotide sequence is from Luteolibacter sp. Y139.
GTGATCCCTCTTGTATCCCGGTGACGATCCGAGGAGGGTATCGATTGAGAGAGCGGCTGGATCGGGATTTTCGATGAAGGCCGGGCCGTCGTTACAAACGGCGGGAGATCATCGTCGTTTGCGTTTTCCGGAACTTCCCGTGAACTTCAAGATTGCCAAACCTACATCTTGGAAGATGGGCAATCGGAACATCGGTGAAAGCGCATCGGCCAAGGGGCGGGAAAGGTGAAGCACCCAGCTGAAGCCATGAAACCCTTGCACTATCCCGGTCTGCTTGCCGCGCTTCTGTTGCTGCCCCTGCGCGCGGGCTTGGCCGCACTGACACCCATCACCACGGTGGAGACGAAGGTGATCTCCGTCACCGGGTTTCCCGGTGCCGAGCCTTCGCATACGGTCGTTTCCGATTATGGATTCAGGCCATCCGTGATCCTGGCCGCGAATGCGGACAACACGAGCAACGTCGCTTTCCTGAACTCGTCGGGAACGGGGATCTCGATCCTGTCGTTGGATGCGGCGGGCAATCTAACAGGGCGGACCGATCCGGTGGTGTTGCAGTCGGCGACGAAGCTGGTGGGGTTCACGCGGATCCCGAGCGATGGAAGTTTCGCGATCTCGTATGCGAAGAACAATGCGACGAACGGGGCTGACTTCGAGTATTGGATCGCGCGGGTCAGTTCCGCGGGGGCGACGATTTTTTCCACCCTCGTGTTCGGAACGGTGGACAAGAACCAGGTGGGAGCGAAGGGCGAACCGGGCACGTTTTCGAGTGGCCGGATGGTTTTCAATCCCGCGACGCAACGACTGATCGCGTATACGGGTCACACCCAAAAGTACAGCGACGGCGTGCGGCATCAGGGTGGCCATGTGGTGACTTGTAGCCTGAGCGGGGTGTTGGGCACGGTCACACCCGCGCTAACGTCGGAGTGGTACTGCAGCCACAACTTCGAGCAGCGGTTGCTGGTGGACGGGAATAATTTCTACACGCTGGCTCATGGCGATGCTTTCCCGCGAGCGCTGGTGTTCGGGCGATGGCTGGACGGGGCTGCGACTTCGTTCGTGGGGAACACCGAGTATTTCCCAATCAGCGGGACGGTGGGCAACAACACCACGAGCACGCAGACCGGCGGCATGGTGAAGCTGGCGAACGGGAACTTCGGTGTGGTCTATAGCACCAAGCTCACCCGGAATAACTTCGACGTCCGCTATGTGGAGATCACGCCGTCAGGCGTGGCGGGAACGCCGGTGTGGTTGACGAGTTATCCGGCGACTACCTTCGCGATTTTTCCGCGGATCGCGCGTTATGGGGACGCCGCCGCGATTTTCTGGGAAGAGGTGAAAGGGGGCGCGGTGGTGGCGGTGCGCTCGAAGTTGGTCGGGACGGCGGAGGCGGATGCGACGGCGCAGCGGACGGTTTCCGATGCGGCGGTGAGGCTGCCGGCCGTTTATGATATCGCGTCCTTGCCGAATGGTGGGATTCTGTGGGCGTCGAATCGTGGTGCCGGTTCGCTGGCGCTGCAGAGGGTGATAGCTCCGCCAGGGGATACGCTGCGGTTGCAGAACGTGGTGATTGGGAAGGTTGGGGCGAACTACACGGTCAGCGGGACGATCAATGGCGGGGTGCCGCTGGGTGTCGTGTATCTTCAGGCGTCATCCAATCTGGGTGTTTCGGATGCGTGGCAGACGATTGCCGTGATCACGCTGAATGCTTCGGGGCAGGCGACGTTCGGGCCGGTGATTGATGCGGGGGGAAGTGCGGGGGCGAAGGATTTTTTCCGGGTGAATACGGTGGGGCCGTGAGGCGAAAATAGGGGCCGGGATGTATGGTGAATCAGTGCAGCGGAGGCGCTGGCCGAGTTACGGTGCGCGTAGTAGATCCGCGTCGACGGAACGTCGACACCCCTTAGGCCGGGGCTGCGCTTCGCTGGTCCCGTGTTAGAAAAACGAAGCCTTCTTCATCGACGGTGGTGCCATCGGGCAGGGGCAGGCCATTGGGAACGGCGGGTCCTTGGAGGGTGGTGCCGTCGAGCCAGAAGCCGGGGAGGAGGATGCCGTGGGAGCCGGGCTTGCGGCCCGGTTGTTCCTGGCTGCCGGGGTGGGCTTTCGGGGGATCGGGCATGGACATGGCGACGATCACGCCGCCGATGGCGAGGCAGGGACAATGAAGCCAGCCGGGGTGGGCGAGCGGTTCGGTGGCGCGGTCGCTGAAGTCGAAGAACACGCCGCCGGGCTGGAGCTTCGAGGACTCGATCTTTTCGCGCAGGGCATTGCCCCCGAGCCAGTGGTTTTCCGAGCTGGGGTCGGGATAGGGTGACTCGCGACGGATCGCGTCGAATTGTTTCTCGAAGATCGCGAGGCCGGGGAGGGCGTCGGGAAGTGGATCGGAGTCCAGGGTTCCGAAGTCGGCGCCGCGCTGGAGAGCGTTGATGTGGGAGAGCTGGAGGGCATTGGCCTGGGCGGGGTCGCCGGCGCGTTCGGCGAGAGCGATGGCCGAGGCCTTCATCATTCCCTGGCGGATGCCTTCCAGGTCCGCGTCCTTCGGGTCCACCGGCGGGGCGAAGCCGACGCTGATGCCGTAACGCAGGCGCTGCGGGAATTTCGTGAAGAAGCGATTGCCTTCGAACGAGAAGATGGAGCCCCAGGCACCATCGGTCCATGTTGGGACGAGCGGGCAGCCGGCCTGGCGGGCGATGATTTCGAAGCCGCGCTTGAGTTCCCGGAGAGTGCCGGTGCGGGTGAGCTGGCCTTCCGGGAAGATGCAGACCACGTGTCCTTCCTTCAGCGCTTCGGCGGAGGCGCGGAGGGCTTCACGAGGCTTGGAGGAGGTGATGGGGACGGTGTCGAAGAGCTGGCTGAAGAGCCGGACGGCGGTATTGCCGGTGAAGCCGGCTTCCATGACGAAGCGCACCGGGCGGGGGCAGGCGGCGGTGAGGAAGAAGGCGTCCGCCCAGGTGATGTGATTCGGCAGCAGGAGCACGCCGCCCTTTTGCGGGAAGTGCTCCGTGCCGGAGCTGCGGATCCGGTAGATCAGGCGGAGGATGGTCAGGCCAACGACGCGGACCAATTCCGCCGGGACCAGGCGGGCGCTGTGGACGGTGACGGCGCCGCAGATCAGCGCCGTGGGGATGAGCGCGAAGTGAATGCCGAGCCACCACGGGTTCCCCGCAAGCGGGCGGATGTAGCTGATGGCGGTGAGCCCCAGGGCCGCGATGATGGCACCCACGCATTCCTGCAAGTAGGCTGCTGCAAGAAGCTCGCCGCGGTGCTCGGCCGGGCAGCGATCCTGGAAGAATGCATTCAGCGGAGCGAGGAACACGGCGGCCGAAAATGCGGTGAAGCCGAGCACCAGCAGAAAGCCGCGGCCGGAGGGATCCGGCACCGCCAGCAACAAGGTGCCGATGGTCATGGCGATGCCCGCGAGCGGCACCCAGCCGAGTTCAATGCGCCGCCGCATCAGTACCGAGGCCACGCCGAAGCCACTCGCCATGCCGAGCGAGTTCGCGATCATGTATTTCGACGCGGCGGTGCCGAAGCCGGTGGTGCCGCTGGTGAGTTCCTTGGCCACGCCGAGCGACCAGACATGGATGAAGGTGGCGAAGCCGACGAAGAAGGCGATGCCCACCGAGCTGCGTCGCAGCTCGGGATTCCGCCACAGATCCTTCATCTGGTGGAAATGCTGGAAGGCCAGCCTGGGGCTGAGCCGGTCGGCTTCTCCGCGGGGTGTGCGGGGAATCAGCAGGCTGAAGAATAAGGGGGGCAAGGCGAGGACGGTGATCACCCACAGGGGACCGCGAGCGGCCTGCCAGCCATCGCTGCTGCCGTGCAGGCGGTGGTCGAAGGCGAGACCGGCCAGGATTTGCCCGGCCAGAATCGCCAGCATGCCGGTCATCTGTTGGATCGAGCTGGCGAAGCCGAGATGGCGGGAACCCACCAGTTCCTTCACGATGCCGGTCTTGGCCGGATTGAAAAAAGCCGTGAGCACCGCCAGCGTGAAGAAGCACACCATGGCCGCCTGGAAGCTCTGGGCCGCCATGGCTCCGCAGAGTCCGACGAGGATGACCAACTGGGTGACGGCGCAGGCCACCAGCACGTTCCGCTTGGGGAATCGATCGCTCAGCCAGCCGGCCAGCGGGGCAAAGAGCAGGAAGGGCAGGGACAGGAGGAGCGGGGCGATCAGCTCCATCTTGGAGTCCTTCCCCATCAGCCAGCCGCCAAGCGGGATCAGCAGGAACTGGGCGGCCTTCTCGTTGAAGGCGCTCTGCGTCTGCTGGGCGATCAAGCTCCAGAATCCCGTCCATTCACGCCGCGTCGGCTCTTTTTCCACTTCCGGCGCTTCTTCCATTCGGGCGGGACGTTAGGAAGATACCCCGCGGGCGGGAAGCGTGATATTCATCGCCGTGTCAGAGCGGGAAAAAGCAGCGATATCTGTAAAATCGTGCAAATTCCCGGCTGCGTAGCTTCCCGAGTGGACGCGGTTAGGAATGAGGTGGAGGGTGGTCGTCTTGATTACTTTTTGGCAGGCGCAGTTAGAGTCTCAATGCACCGAGAAAACGGGTGCGAGCCGCGCTGTTGAGAGAATTCCGGGGGGCGGTTGCCTCCTTTCGCCACCATCTGGCAATCCCGTGAAGCCGTCTGCCGCCCGCAGGTTCAAATATCCGGTTGACGAGGCTGCTGAAAAACCGGGTTTGGTGATTTCATACACCCGTAACACGCAAGGATACAAGCGGCCGCGCGAAACGGTGGTACCTTGTCAAAACTTTCAAGGGAACACGTCAGTCACGTGGCCCCACTTTATTTCTGATTCCGTCCGAACCCACGCAGCGATTTCGGGAAAACCCCCGCTGACAGAAAAACGGGTTTGATGTATGCTCAAAGTAAGTACATGATTTTCCCCGTGAAACCCAACGTAGCCCAACGTCGCCGTCT
It contains:
- a CDS encoding MFS transporter encodes the protein MEEAPEVEKEPTRREWTGFWSLIAQQTQSAFNEKAAQFLLIPLGGWLMGKDSKMELIAPLLLSLPFLLFAPLAGWLSDRFPKRNVLVACAVTQLVILVGLCGAMAAQSFQAAMVCFFTLAVLTAFFNPAKTGIVKELVGSRHLGFASSIQQMTGMLAILAGQILAGLAFDHRLHGSSDGWQAARGPLWVITVLALPPLFFSLLIPRTPRGEADRLSPRLAFQHFHQMKDLWRNPELRRSSVGIAFFVGFATFIHVWSLGVAKELTSGTTGFGTAASKYMIANSLGMASGFGVASVLMRRRIELGWVPLAGIAMTIGTLLLAVPDPSGRGFLLVLGFTAFSAAVFLAPLNAFFQDRCPAEHRGELLAAAYLQECVGAIIAALGLTAISYIRPLAGNPWWLGIHFALIPTALICGAVTVHSARLVPAELVRVVGLTILRLIYRIRSSGTEHFPQKGGVLLLPNHITWADAFFLTAACPRPVRFVMEAGFTGNTAVRLFSQLFDTVPITSSKPREALRASAEALKEGHVVCIFPEGQLTRTGTLRELKRGFEIIARQAGCPLVPTWTDGAWGSIFSFEGNRFFTKFPQRLRYGISVGFAPPVDPKDADLEGIRQGMMKASAIALAERAGDPAQANALQLSHINALQRGADFGTLDSDPLPDALPGLAIFEKQFDAIRRESPYPDPSSENHWLGGNALREKIESSKLQPGGVFFDFSDRATEPLAHPGWLHCPCLAIGGVIVAMSMPDPPKAHPGSQEQPGRKPGSHGILLPGFWLDGTTLQGPAVPNGLPLPDGTTVDEEGFVFLTRDQRSAAPA